In Bactrocera oleae isolate idBacOlea1 chromosome 3, idBacOlea1, whole genome shotgun sequence, a genomic segment contains:
- the LOC106627141 gene encoding ankyrin repeat domain-containing protein 29, with protein sequence MSLKKETPSDVLLHLAALRGDEINLRRVLDSGKVHVDCKDEDGTTPLILSAAGGHTPCVLELLEQGADPNSRRATGTTPLFFAAQGGYLDVVKILIKAGASVDTPSVDGGTPLFVAAQGGYVKLVRELLDCGANVNACMKDRATPVFIAAQNGHRTVLSLLITAGANPDMKRIDGATPLWIAAQMGHDHICKVLLQNGAFVDAVRCDGATPLFKAAHKGHAAVVTELLKHRPNLGLLPNGETALHAAAMFGHLTVCKQLIAAGSDILQKNQEGLTALQVARQQKYSSIYDYLQDRLRLVRARAATAT encoded by the exons aagGAGACTCCATCCGATGTGCTGTTGCATCTGGCAGCACTACGTGGCGATGAAATCAACCTGCGGCGCGTACTTGACAGCGGCAAAGTGCATGTGGATTGTAAAGATGAG GATGGCACCACACCTCTCATACTTTCAGCAGCGGGCGGCCACACGCCATGTGTGCTGGAATTGCTTGAACAGGGCGCAGATCCGAATTCACGACGCGCTACTGGCACAACACCGTTATTTTTCGCAGCACAGGGTGGTTACCTAGATGTGgtgaaaatattgataaagGCCGGCGCTAGCGTGGATACGCCATCGGTG GATGGCGGTACCCCGCTATTTGTCGCTGCTCAAGGTGGTTATGTGAAATTGGTTCGTGAGTTGCTGGACTGTGGCGCCAATGTGAACGCGTGTATGAAG GATCGCGCCACACCCGTTTTTATAGCTGCACAAAACGGTCATCGCACAGTGTTATCACTGCTCATCACGGCGGGCGCCAACCCCGATATGAAGCGCATAGATGGTGCCACACCACTTTGGATCGCCGCACAAATGGGACACGATCACATATGTAAAGTGTTGTTGCAAAATGGCGCTTTTGTGGATGCCGTGCGCTGTGATGGTGCGACGCCACTCTTCAAGGCGGCGCATAAGGGACACGCGGCGGTTGTGACTGAACTCTTGAAACACAGACCTAACTTGGGCCTACTACCG AACGGCGAAACAGCATTGCATGCGGCAGCTATGTTCGGCCATTTAACGGTTTGCAAGCAACTGATCGCTGCGGGCAGCGATATACTGCAGAAAAACCAGGAGGGTCTCACCGCCTTGCAGGTGGCGCGACAGCAGAAATATTCGTCGATCTATGATTATCTGCAGGATCGTTTGCGCTTGGTGCGCGCGCGTGCTGCTACAGCTACATAA